A stretch of the Desulfobacter sp. genome encodes the following:
- a CDS encoding flavodoxin domain-containing protein, whose product MKKVLIAYTSRTGTTQTMADYLAEGIRMGGGEVTASKISQLKSEKEVSGYDACLFGCPTYHKDMTGGMKQFLFVAERANLTGKIGGAFGSHTHSGESAPMIYETMQHVFKMDVTELGPLNLTEDMMKTDEGAKACQQYAKALVENL is encoded by the coding sequence ATGAAAAAAGTTTTGATTGCGTACACCAGCAGAACCGGCACCACCCAAACAATGGCAGACTATCTGGCAGAGGGTATTCGAATGGGAGGAGGCGAGGTTACGGCCTCAAAAATATCCCAATTGAAGAGTGAAAAAGAGGTTTCAGGATACGACGCTTGCCTCTTTGGCTGCCCCACCTACCATAAAGACATGACCGGGGGGATGAAACAATTTCTTTTTGTGGCTGAAAGGGCCAACCTGACAGGCAAAATTGGCGGGGCCTTTGGCTCCCATACCCATAGTGGTGAATCAGCGCCCATGATTTATGAAACCATGCAGCATGTTTTTAAAATGGATGTTACCGAGCTTGGCCCCCTGAACCTTACAGAAGATATGATGAAAACCGATGAGGGTGCAAAAGCCTGTCAGCAATATGCCAAAGCATTGGTTGAAAACCTTTAG
- a CDS encoding diguanylate cyclase, which produces MENQSWDGFPWKEMPCLRLENYMGAKPEHFPEVVVKLSYNTRAVFVMFQVKDRYVRALAGKDQDEVYKDSCVEFFFTPGPDLSKGYFNLEMNCGGTMLFHFQRQPREKRIHSLPSIVDPEIKAPVVWIVGYEIPFSLLKKYCRVSMPGPQTHWRVNFYKCGDKTSHPHWLTWSPIDLPAPDFHHPQSFGRLEFQ; this is translated from the coding sequence ATGGAAAATCAATCATGGGATGGGTTTCCATGGAAAGAAATGCCATGCCTGCGGCTTGAAAATTACATGGGGGCCAAACCCGAACATTTCCCGGAAGTGGTGGTGAAACTTTCCTACAACACCCGGGCCGTTTTTGTGATGTTTCAAGTCAAAGACCGATACGTTCGCGCCCTGGCTGGCAAGGATCAGGATGAGGTGTACAAAGACAGTTGTGTTGAGTTCTTTTTTACTCCGGGTCCTGATCTGTCCAAAGGATACTTTAACCTTGAGATGAACTGCGGCGGCACCATGCTTTTTCATTTTCAGCGACAGCCCAGAGAAAAAAGAATCCATTCTCTGCCGTCCATTGTTGATCCGGAAATAAAAGCGCCTGTTGTCTGGATCGTCGGTTATGAAATCCCCTTTTCTTTGCTGAAAAAATACTGTCGGGTGAGCATGCCCGGGCCCCAAACCCACTGGCGGGTTAATTTTTATAAATGCGGGGATAAAACCTCCCACCCGCACTGGCTGACCTGGTCGCCAATTGACCTTCCTGCCCCTGACTTTCACCATCCTCAGTCTTTTGGCCGATTGGAGTTTCAATGA
- a CDS encoding IS256 family transposase — protein MTEENTEFDFQKALKGIQEGKPFTGKGGVLTSLIKNLAEAALEGELESHLGQEVSANRRNGKSKKTIKSLDGKFELETPRDRAGTFSPQIVKKHQTTLSDEIERKIIALYGLGMSYNDMASHLQEIYGLEISNATLSTITDKIIHTVKEWQARPLENVYPIVWLDAIHYKVRENGKVGSKAVYTILGVNIEGRKEVLGLYISENEGANFWLQVLTDLSNRGVKDILIACVDGLKGFPEAIETIFPDTEVQLCVVHQIRNSLKYVGSKNKKEFMADLKRVYKAVNKDLAEEELDILENKWNDKYPIVIKSWRNNWERLSHFFKYPEEIRRIIYTTNTIEAVHRQFRKLTKTKGSFPNQDSLLKLLYMGIQNASKKWTMPIQNWSLTISQLAIFFEGRLDKELGI, from the coding sequence ATGACCGAAGAAAACACCGAATTTGATTTTCAAAAAGCCCTTAAAGGCATCCAGGAAGGTAAACCCTTCACAGGTAAGGGCGGCGTCCTTACATCATTAATCAAAAATCTTGCTGAAGCTGCTCTTGAAGGAGAGTTGGAGTCCCATCTCGGGCAGGAAGTTTCTGCCAACCGCCGTAATGGAAAAAGCAAAAAGACCATTAAATCCCTGGATGGTAAATTTGAGCTGGAAACCCCGCGTGACAGGGCCGGAACCTTCTCTCCACAGATCGTCAAAAAACATCAGACAACGCTCAGCGATGAAATTGAAAGAAAGATAATAGCCCTTTACGGCCTGGGCATGAGTTATAATGATATGGCTTCCCATTTACAGGAAATCTATGGACTTGAGATTTCAAATGCCACTCTGAGCACCATTACCGATAAAATCATCCATACCGTCAAAGAATGGCAGGCCAGGCCGTTGGAAAATGTGTACCCAATCGTATGGCTTGATGCCATACATTATAAAGTACGAGAAAACGGAAAGGTCGGCAGCAAAGCCGTTTACACAATTCTTGGGGTGAATATCGAGGGCCGCAAAGAGGTTCTTGGGCTGTACATATCCGAGAATGAGGGTGCGAACTTCTGGCTGCAGGTGTTAACAGACCTTTCAAACCGAGGGGTAAAAGATATCCTGATTGCCTGTGTTGATGGTCTAAAAGGTTTTCCCGAGGCCATTGAGACCATATTCCCGGACACAGAAGTTCAACTCTGCGTAGTCCACCAGATCCGAAATTCATTGAAATACGTTGGTTCCAAAAATAAAAAAGAATTTATGGCAGATCTAAAACGTGTTTATAAAGCGGTCAATAAGGATCTGGCCGAAGAAGAACTGGATATCTTGGAAAATAAATGGAATGACAAATACCCGATTGTGATAAAATCCTGGCGGAACAACTGGGAACGCCTCAGTCATTTCTTTAAATATCCAGAAGAGATTCGACGGATAATATACACCACAAATACCATTGAGGCTGTGCATCGACAGTTTCGAAAACTGACCAAAACAAAGGGATCATTCCCGAACCAGGACAGCCTGTTAAAGCTGCTTTACATGGGGATCCAGAACGCCAGTAAAAAATGGACAATGCCGATTCAAAATTGGTCACTGACAATTTCCCAGTTGGCAATTTTCTTTGAAGGCCGGCTGGATAAAGAGCTGGGAATTTGA
- the eno gene encoding phosphopyruvate hydratase — protein MTELIDIRAREIIDSRGNPTVEVDVTLACGAKGRAAVPSGASTGTREALELRDNTGNRYMGKGVLNAVANVNEVIAPELIGYDALDQAGLDRTMIDIDGTENKSRMGANAILGVSMAAARAGADACDIPLYRHLGGINARVLPIPMMNIINGGAHAANNLDIQEFMILPHGAQGILEAIRMGAETFHNLKKILKSQGLSTAVGDEGGFAPNLKSNEEAIEYIINAIEAAGYRPGKDIGIALDAAASEFFKDGKYVFQSEGRDLSAQDMIDYYESLVDKYPLYSIEDGLAEGDWDNWELMTQRLGNRIQIVGDDIFVTNPDIFKKGIARGVGNSILIKLNQIGTVTETLDTIQMAKESGYTIVVSHRSGETEDTFIADLAVGVNSGQIKTGSMSRSDRVSKYNQLIRIEEQLGDCAVFPEDVFI, from the coding sequence ATGACAGAACTGATTGATATCAGGGCAAGGGAAATAATTGATTCCAGGGGAAATCCCACAGTGGAAGTGGATGTCACCCTAGCCTGCGGTGCAAAGGGCAGGGCAGCGGTCCCTTCAGGTGCATCCACAGGAACCCGTGAGGCTTTGGAGCTCAGAGACAATACCGGGAACCGGTATATGGGCAAAGGGGTGTTAAATGCCGTGGCCAATGTCAACGAGGTGATTGCCCCGGAACTGATCGGGTATGATGCCCTTGACCAGGCAGGGCTTGACCGTACCATGATTGATATTGACGGCACGGAAAACAAATCCAGGATGGGGGCCAATGCCATTCTCGGGGTTTCCATGGCCGCAGCAAGGGCTGGCGCCGATGCCTGCGATATCCCTTTGTACAGACATCTTGGCGGCATCAATGCAAGGGTGCTGCCCATTCCCATGATGAACATCATCAACGGCGGGGCCCATGCCGCCAACAATCTGGATATCCAGGAGTTTATGATTCTTCCCCATGGGGCCCAGGGCATACTTGAAGCCATCCGCATGGGGGCTGAAACCTTTCATAACCTTAAAAAAATTCTCAAGTCCCAGGGTCTGAGCACGGCTGTGGGGGATGAGGGCGGGTTTGCCCCGAATCTCAAGTCCAATGAAGAGGCCATTGAGTATATTATCAATGCCATTGAAGCGGCAGGCTACCGGCCGGGCAAGGATATCGGCATTGCTCTGGATGCGGCGGCCTCTGAGTTTTTTAAAGATGGAAAATATGTATTTCAGTCCGAAGGGCGTGACCTGTCTGCCCAGGACATGATTGATTATTATGAATCCCTTGTGGATAAATACCCCCTTTATTCCATTGAAGACGGTCTTGCCGAAGGGGATTGGGATAACTGGGAACTTATGACCCAGCGTCTGGGCAACCGGATTCAGATTGTGGGGGATGATATTTTTGTCACCAATCCTGATATATTTAAAAAAGGCATTGCCAGGGGCGTGGGCAATTCCATCTTAATCAAGCTTAACCAGATCGGAACCGTGACCGAAACTTTGGATACCATCCAGATGGCCAAGGAGTCTGGATATACCATAGTGGTCTCCCACAGGTCCGGTGAAACCGAAGATACTTTTATTGCCGATCTTGCTGTGGGTGTGAATTCGGGCCAGATTAAAACAGGATCCATGTCCAGAAGCGACCGGGTCTCCAAGTATAACCAACTCATCCGGATTGAAGAACAGCTGGGCGATTGTGCCGTGTTCCCGGAAGATGTGTTTATTTAA
- a CDS encoding MMPL family transporter, with product MEKMVPGTPLQQKSTPPTWLIEGPFSDLTFTSAGAEADPGTETVTQNSEHSSSVLQKVLNQIRELTKDDPDVTCIGGVADIFSGLANHVVQGQLVAIASSIILISLILMIVFRSFIAGVLGAVPLGLSVIFLFGLMGYLGIELNIINALLSSIMIGVGVDYTIHFLWRYKKERKNHHDHVEAIKHTLLTTGRGIIFNALSVVVGFSILFSSHFVPVKFFGFLIIVSISSCLIGAIIFVPSLCIVFKPDFLEPKRAPQKEPSQLTA from the coding sequence ATGGAAAAGATGGTTCCAGGAACTCCACTCCAGCAAAAGTCAACTCCTCCGACGTGGCTGATTGAAGGCCCATTCTCGGACCTGACTTTTACTTCCGCTGGCGCTGAGGCAGATCCGGGAACCGAAACCGTGACACAGAATTCTGAACATTCCTCCTCTGTTCTGCAAAAGGTTCTCAATCAAATCCGGGAACTGACAAAAGATGACCCGGATGTAACCTGTATCGGCGGGGTCGCAGATATTTTTTCAGGCCTGGCAAATCATGTGGTCCAGGGTCAGCTTGTTGCGATTGCCTCTTCAATCATTCTTATTTCACTCATTCTCATGATTGTCTTCAGGTCTTTTATTGCAGGTGTATTGGGAGCCGTCCCCCTGGGTTTATCCGTGATTTTTCTCTTTGGTCTCATGGGATACCTGGGTATTGAGTTAAATATCATCAATGCCCTTCTTTCATCCATCATGATCGGCGTTGGTGTTGATTATACCATCCATTTTTTATGGCGGTATAAAAAAGAGAGGAAAAACCATCATGACCATGTTGAAGCCATAAAACATACCCTTTTAACAACGGGCCGGGGAATAATCTTCAACGCACTATCCGTTGTTGTCGGGTTTTCCATTTTATTCAGTTCACACTTTGTGCCGGTAAAATTCTTTGGTTTCCTGATTATTGTATCAATCTCTTCCTGCCTGATTGGCGCCATCATTTTTGTTCCGTCCTTGTGCATTGTGTTCAAGCCAGACTTTCTGGAGCCCAAAAGAGCGCCCCAAAAAGAGCCCTCACAATTGACTGCCTGA
- a CDS encoding adenylate kinase: MNILFFGPNGSGKGTQGKILKDKYNIAHIESGGIFRDNIKGGTDLGKKAKAFIDKGDLVPDEITIPMMIDRLKKDDCKGGWLLDGFPRNKVQAEKLYASLEEEGMKLDYVIELLLDREIAKNRIMGRRLCEKDNNHPNNIFIDAIKPDGDKCRVCGGALSARDDDQDETAIDKRHSIYYDSDTGTLASAYFYRDLAAKDDSIKYITLKGEAALPDVTAELISKL, encoded by the coding sequence ATGAACATTCTTTTTTTCGGCCCCAACGGCAGCGGTAAAGGAACCCAGGGAAAAATTTTAAAAGACAAGTATAATATTGCCCATATTGAATCCGGCGGCATCTTCCGCGACAATATCAAAGGCGGCACAGACCTGGGCAAAAAAGCCAAAGCCTTTATTGACAAAGGGGACCTGGTACCTGATGAAATCACCATTCCCATGATGATTGACCGTCTTAAAAAAGACGACTGCAAAGGCGGCTGGCTTTTGGACGGATTTCCCAGAAACAAAGTCCAGGCTGAAAAACTCTATGCATCCCTTGAAGAAGAAGGCATGAAACTGGACTATGTCATTGAACTGCTCCTAGACCGCGAAATTGCCAAAAACAGAATCATGGGACGCAGACTCTGTGAAAAAGACAATAACCATCCCAATAACATCTTCATTGACGCCATCAAACCTGACGGAGACAAATGCCGGGTATGCGGCGGTGCCCTGAGCGCCCGTGATGATGACCAGGATGAAACCGCCATCGACAAACGTCATTCCATCTACTACGATTCAGATACCGGCACCCTGGCCTCTGCCTATTTTTACAGAGATCTGGCTGCAAAAGATGATTCAATCAAATACATCACCCTCAAGGGTGAAGCAGCACTGCCCGATGTAACAGCTGAACTGATCAGCAAATTGTAG